Proteins encoded in a region of the Cheilinus undulatus linkage group 8, ASM1832078v1, whole genome shotgun sequence genome:
- the si:dkey-79d12.4 gene encoding zinc finger protein 91: MRHRKRVRMKPEVSGNSVEYIVGEDDDMDSSSSELEDKGRKWSKPVGNCRDDPESDSGSSSTDDSSDSSHDLQPKPTPAILNKNKNSICETCGRGPFRSLKLHLLHCSGVRLEYQCFLCKEFFMTEKSLNEHYMSLYSCNICGQVFSHESMYSQHRCPKRSKPPLVLFCAETMPQVCNICKSFFTSERTLQNHVNRVHMSVVRTKVCVLLKPSPVTDKKVMPVAQTATLNAFNQVVNGKLYDGQASASSRSTPSFHPGPPHAVSDTGQSLPLTALQPDTAPSPAASGPVSPQSPTILAMFENDSKDMALLKRMNTGWRSKAPLTCRQCGAIFRQPSLIITHRYLHQGRRLHRCQCGRSFKHRLHLLRHCVQHAESMSYICVSCGETFIGATVLARHIKGKSRKKSGSGRTWKCKVKGKCRMPFKCDCGQLFFRPSAFIWHQLKNRMKTKSLKKCLK, encoded by the coding sequence ATGAGGCATCGAAAAAGAGTCAGGATGAAGCCTGAGGTATCTGGAAACAGTGTGGAGTATATAGTGGGTGAAGATGATGATATGGATTCAAGTAGCTCAGAGCTAGAGGATAAAGGGAGGAAATGGTCTAAACCTGTTGGAAACTGTAGAGATGATCCAGAATCTGACAGTGGCTCAAGTTCAACTGATGACTCCAGTGACTCTTCTCATGATCTGCAACCTAAACCAACCCCTGCTATccttaataaaaataaaaactccatCTGTGAAACTTGTGGCAGAGGCCCCTTTCGGTCACTTAAACTGCATTTACTGCACTGCAGTGGTGTGAGACTGGAATATCAATGTTTCCTTTGTAAGGAGTTTTTTATGACTGAGAAGTCGCTAAATGAACATTACATGTCTTTGTATTCCTGCAACATCTGTGGACAAGTTTTCTCCCATGAGAGCATGTACAGTCAGCACCGATGCCCCAAAAGAAGCAAACCCCCTTTGGTCCTGTTTTGTGCTGAGACAATGCCACAAGTGTGTAACATATgcaaatcttttttcacttctgAGAGAACTTTACAAAACCACGTCAACAGGGTTCACATGTCAGTGGTGCGTACCAAAGTGTGTGTTCTTCTCAAGCCATCACCTGTGACAGATAAGAAGGTTATGCCAGTAGCTCAGACAGCCACTCTGAATGCTTTCAACCAGGTTGTAAATGGAAAGCTTTATGATGGCCAAGCTTCAGCTTCAAGCCGATCAACCCCCTCCTTTCACCCTGGTCCACCTCATGCTGTAAGTGACACTGGTCAAAGTCTTCCTCTCACAGCACTCCAACCGGACACAGCTCCATCTCCTGCAGCCTCTGGTCCAGTCTCCCCACAGTCGCCCACTATTTTAGCCATGTTTGAAAACGACAGCAAGGACATGGCTTTGTTGAAACGCATGAACACAGGCTGGCGCTCCAAAGCCCCTCTTACTTGCAGGCAGTGTGGCGCCATCTTCCGACAGCCTTCCCTCATCATCACCCACCGCTACTTGCACCAAGGCCGCCGCTTACATCGATGCCAGTGTGGCAGAAGCTTCAAGCACCGTCTACACCTCCTGAGGCATTGTGTTCAGCACGCAGAAAGTATGAGCTATATCTGTGTGAGCTGTGGAGAGACTTTCATTGGAGCAACAGTTTTAGCCAGACACATAAAAGGCAAGTCCAGGAAGAAGTCAGGCTCTGGACGTACATGGAAATGTAAAGtaaaaggaaaatgcagaatGCCTTTTAAATGTGACTGTGGACAACTGTTTTTTAGACCTTCTGCTTTCATATGGCACCAActtaaaaacaggatgaaaacaaaatctttgaaaaagtGCTTAAAATGA